From Gossypium raimondii isolate GPD5lz chromosome 11, ASM2569854v1, whole genome shotgun sequence:
TGATGTTATATGGCCCTTTTGacgattcttttttttttcatgaaacaactttattCTCTAATCCCCAACATTGGTCGtcagatcaacttggatctaagataTGTTTTCCTGCTTGTCAATGGGTAATCATCGAATTATCACTTGGAGCTCGCTAGCTAGactttcgaaaaataaaaatctaacaGCCCAACgacttgaataaaattatttgaaaagttCAGTGAGTTAGATagaaacttttgaataattcagtgaccattttataatcttttaaaactgagtgaccaaaataaaatttattaaaaaattagttaccttgaataaattaatcaaataaatgaaataggAGAAAGTAAAGAAGAGAATGCACGCTTTGTGGTTATTATTGAGtttatagaataataataataacaaaaaatagatTAGGTGAAGGAAGCTGGCTAAGGGCGTGTTTTTTGGACATTAAAATTCCTTTAAGCAGATATGGTCGTACCATAAGTCAATATCTTGATTATGAGAAACACTGCATGCGTTTTAGATTTCCTTTTTTATATACTTCGGATCTagggaaaaattattttattcccttttttcaaactttattataaaatttatttgacttaTTAGTGCAGTCATATGGATAGTTGTCACCATTAAATTGTTATTGaattaacattataaaaaggatcaattttaaaagtatgtgtgtaattttatacataaaattattaacataattattaatataatgttattttatgtttatatattacgTCTAACGAACCCCAATATGATAGTAATATTACGTTTAGACCTCAAAAATTaacctttattattattgttatttatttgtaatcTTTTACGATTTTTCTTATTCTGAAAtggttttttttacaaaaagaaagaaagatatttCATAACAGTTGAACTGACAATTGATCCCATTTTTACAATAGACCCAAATCACTgcacatttattattaaaaattattttgtaattcaaAGTGACGATGCTGGCATATTCTCTTTAAGACCCTACATAATGAGAATAACTAAAATTTAGAAATGGGATTCGCTTATTCAAACTAGAAATTAAATGATAACCAGAAATAGTAGGAAGAAGCAAAATGCCTTCCCATGATCCATTTCTAGGTAAAAATGGATTTCATTTTAAAGCATAATGCAAAATATCAGTCTATCCAAATGAACTGCCAAAGGACTTTTTTGTAAATAGATTTCGGGGTGTAATGTGACTTCAAGAACTAACTGAACTAAATTCCgatatttaaaagtaatacTAGCTAAATCATGGCTTATGCTTGAGAATAAACCAATAACTTTTGCTGGAATCTCAGTACTAACCTAACCTTAATATATAGATGTATACATATATGACTATGTCTAACTGATACGCAAACACTCAACTGTACAAAGGTCAATTTTGCTCCTTACTCCGCATTTTTTGTAGATTCTGATTCACGGGGGCTAACCGACTTCTTCTCGGGAATTTCAGGCTTCGCCATGGCTGGTTGTCCCAAACCAGCACCCTTGGCAGAACTTGATGATGGCTCTATTGTAAGTGAAGATGCCTCGTCTCTAGAAGCATACCAGGAATTTCCACATGCAATACATTCCAACTGAAAACACAAAGGGTAAGTTTTAAGGgttaaagatgaaaatgaatatCTGACTGTATATTCcaacaacaaatatacataTGCCTATCAAACACAATCAGACATTCACATATGCAGGAGCATGATACATGTTTATCCATTTTAGACAAAGATTTATATTACCATCTTCaataaaagtaccatggaggtcCTTGTCCTAggagttggattgcattttgccccctttACTAAAAGACTGGGCAAATTAGACCATGTATGTTATGTCAAAGAGCAAACTAatccttctgttaaaaattccatccatttttactgttaaaatcTGCTCTATACGTCAACATGAGGTGAATGTGGCATGCTGTCACATGTAACTGTCTGGTAAtgctagtttttaacagtagaaatggatggaagttttaacaaaaaggaccagtttgctctttgatctaacatatagggactaatttgcctatttttaggtaaaaggggcaaaatgcaatctgactcctagtttaggggcctccatggtactaCTTTTACCTACCATCTTCTAAGTACTTGTGTCAATATTATGCCtttataaaatctaatttcTACGTAAAAGTATATTGTTCTCTTGCTCAACACGGTTAGTGAACTTCTAGTCATTGCCTGAAATCTAGTACAAAGACAAATCTTTCTCTGCAGTTGCAGTTATTGGTCTCTCCTACATAAACAAGTTCGACATTTGTGCATGTACATGTCTAACCAGGGTGAATCACAATATATAGACACACACTAGCTTAATCAACTTAGTAACATCATAGTAATCCAAGCTTATTCTCGATGATGGAAATGGAGAAGAAAATATGAGATAACCTGGTAGCGATCTCCATGTCCTGCTTGGATAATGTCCCTTAGACAGACTTTAAATTCATTGCATCTTGAGCACCGAGCATCAGTCATCTGCTTAAAGAGTAATCGAACAATCAATGAGCATATGTCAAccaagttaaaaagaaaattgtaatCACATTTATTCTTCAACAAAAATTAGGTGAAGAGAATGACCTGCATGCGCTCTGATTCATCGGGCTCTTTTTTTGCTGTCTCTTCAGCAGTTAAACCCTCCTACACAGAAATCATTAATCACAAAACAATGCCACTTGCAATAAACAAAAACCCTAAGGACATATATATAACGAAGTGGGGGATCAATATTTGCAGTAAAAATTAGTTACAAAGAATTGTaagcttaaaatttttctaagccGTTGAGATATTGAAaccaaaatgacaaaaagaTAACCAAGTTCAAGAGTTGAACACATTTCCACCTACATGAGGTAGCTATCGCTCTCTTAAACCGACACGAAAGAAGAGAACTCAAGGCCCTTACAGACTATACCTTTAACTCAGCAGGTGTCATGTTAAGTATTGTTGAAGGTTCCAATTCTCCATTTAGTAGACGTCGAGCGAGCAACGGATTGTTctataaaaaagaaacaagaatcAACACCATCTTAAAGTGAAACAAGggaatatatatctatataggCTTATAAGCAGAAAGCTCTTGACCTTCAGGTTGAACATAAGTTGCCGTAACTTCTGGTTATATTTCATGTCAGGTGAAAAAGCATCATGTGAGGCCTTCTCGAGTGCAGTTACAGCAGCAACAGCAGCATCTGGCCACTGAAAAGACTTGCCAGCCTGCAAATCAAGAAGGGCAACAAATATTATGCAAATCATTGGATCAATTAACATTCAATAATACCTATTTCTACTGATCATCAcatgggaaaaaaaaaaaaaaagaagaaagatatCCCTACTATAAAAGCTAAACATAGGTAAAAAGTCACTGCACACATTTGAACTCTTCTCTTGTGATCCATTTGCAGTTCCTGAACTCTTAGCGCCTCTTTCAGGTTCCAAGCTATCAGAACCACCTTTTACTTTGTCATCATTATGCACGCTATCAGGAGAACTACACATGTATTGAACTGCTTGGAGAAGCCTCTCCATCCACTTATCACGATGGGTTACTCCAGTTAGCACGTTAGCCTTTGACAAAATAGTGTAGTATTCAGTGGTATTACTTGTACAGCTTCCAGGAGTTTCAGCTTTCATATGTTGATCAGACCTTGTAGTTCCTTCATCGTTCCTCGTAACATCAAGAGGTGAAATGTTCTTTTTCCTGAGTGTTCTTTTAGCTTTCAATTGCTCTTCCTGATCAACAACTGCAGCAGCAGCATCCATCTCAAGGTCAGGGAGATCTCCCAAACGTGATAAAGTTTTCTGAACAAGTAGATCAATCTCATGCTGTTTACTATCCTCATAATCTTTATCAGTTAGCTTCCAAAGTTTCCGCTCTACAGTGTCATAAACTCTTTGCACAATAAAACCTGGATGCTGTTTACGGTTTGGATGTTGCTTATGTATGGGAACAAAGTGCACTACACACTTGTGCATCACAGATTCAGCTGGAACCTCATCCCTATGGAAACTATAAAACAGCTCTCTGGTATCACGTGATTGCCAGCTTCCACCACCTTTTTTCTCAGCCTCTTCAGGGCGATAAAACCACTGGCCAGTAACCATAATGCTCCCATCCTTAGTCTGACTAATGTCCTATCATTGATAAAAGCTCCATTATTTGAGAATAAGCGACTAAGAAGTAAGTCGAAGGtaacaaaactaaaaatgcGATACCAGGCAATGCAATTACCTTAATGATTGCCACATAAGGCTTCTGCTCCTGATCTTCGGGAACTAAAAGAACTGGATCCTCCTGTAGAGGAGCActagaaaacataaataatgaCACAAAGgtgaaaacttataaattaacaaaagagACCCCAAATTACTGctgcaaacaaaataaaaatagaatgcCACAAAAATGGGCCACTTAAATCTGGAGTAATAACTTTTCACAAAGCAGTTCTACAAGCATAACCATTTTTAACATTCACAAAAGATTAGTTCTAATTCCTACCAGCATCCACAAAGACACTCTTTTCTGCCACTGCTATTACGAGCACCATATTTACGGACCAAAAGAGCAACAAATAAACATAATACATAACAACTATACTTATTTAAAAGGGTGACTGAAAAACATAAACGTAAAATCAGTAGTAGAACTCATTTATACCAGGAATCAGTATCTCATTTCAGCTTTCTTTGACCACAATTCCTGAGAAGCTAAAGAAAGTATCATCACTCTTCACAAACATGGAAACATCTAAAAAAGCCTCTTTTTTCCCCCAATTACAACTGAAAATAActgaaaatctcaatttctcATAGAAGATAacttaaaattaagataaaagaaaatgaccCAGAAAAAGCAGCTTCAGCCACtcaaagaagggaaaaaaagcacttgataaatccattaaaatgattgaaatcaaCTAACAGATCTGAcatttatagaacaaccagaaAACCAGACCATAAATCCACATAAACAcaagtaaaaattttcaagccaaaaaagTTCAAAACCCCTAAATTCCAGCAAAACCTATCAAACAATGCCGCACAGCAAAAAAGAACACAAGCCCTAACAATCAGAAACCCCTAAATTCAGAATCCGAACACTCGGAAACAGATTAACAAAGagcaaaaaaccctaaaaaatccAAAATGCAAGTAAAGAACTCACGAGATCATATCGGTTGCCATCAAACTCAAAAGCTTCATAATGACTCCTCCTTCCTCTTCCTTTCCCAGAAACCCTAACAGCTTCCCCTATTGGCTTCGCATCCTCTTGAACTCCTTCTTCCTCTGGTTCCTCTTCTTCCTctggttcttcttcttcttcctccgtGTCGTCATCTCGctttttcttattcttcttcGTTTTCTTCAATGCCCtctcttcttcctcttcatcaTCCTCTTCTAGtagcttcattttcttccttttcctttCTTGCTTGGTATCTTCCGGCCGGGACCGTCGGGTACGTATCGGAACTTCGTCCTCATCGTCGCTAGTGGATACCTGAGCGAACCTTCGGTTTCCCATTTCGGACAAaggctgtttttttttttcgggTGTTTTTCAAGAGGTTTttaaatgagattaaaattactacaaaattgaaaaaaaaaaagtttctatCATAAGTGTGGCTGCTCTTTATATGTTTTGGAGGTTCACATAAGAAATATTACACCTCATCATGGTCGTAGACTCGTCCGAAAGTCGAGAggttggataaaaatataatctcaaaaaataagtttaaataaaaaataatatttaaatttaaacgaTGAGTTTTGAGtaagtattttttattcaagtttgattcggcttgaatattgttattttttattatcgttttgatacaattttattattatattactattattatttagatattgtataatttttaattaattgttaattttattactattttagatgcatttgtttgtttaattagAGGTGTGcaaatttgattcgatttaaaaactcgataaaaattcaaattttaaattaaatagttcaagttattcggatcaactcgaataaaaaaatcaaatttttcggtttaattgaatatgaattacataATTTGAGTTATCGAATaagaaatgacaaaattaagtcgttttaataaatatttaccttttctaaaattaaaagtcaaaatcattaagttaaaagacaaaactacatctttttttataattatttatccattaagttaaaaatgaaaccattatattgtttatataattaaataatattgtacttcatctactagttaaataattggTGTATGCAAacgcaacattgagtataaataataggattcattaactcgactcgaaatttattaactttattcgatttgattcgaaaaaaattcaaattaagtttagGTGCTAAAATAGGTTTTGTAAACTCGACTAACTTGAaaaatttttacttgatttgacTCGACTTGATCGAATACTTACCTCTAGTTGCAactagacctgatcatgggtcAGGCCACTTGGTCTGGCCGTCTGGCCCGAAGGCCCGACAGAAATGTGGGAGGTTTGGGTAAAAGTATAgacccaaaaaatgggcttagacaaaaaaata
This genomic window contains:
- the LOC105801915 gene encoding uncharacterized protein LOC105801915, with product MGNRRFAQVSTSDDEDEVPIRTRRSRPEDTKQERKRKKMKLLEEDDEEEEERALKKTKKNKKKRDDDTEEEEEEPEEEEEPEEEGVQEDAKPIGEAVRVSGKGRGRRSHYEAFEFDGNRYDLEDPVLLVPEDQEQKPYVAIIKDISQTKDGSIMVTGQWFYRPEEAEKKGGGSWQSRDTRELFYSFHRDEVPAESVMHKCVVHFVPIHKQHPNRKQHPGFIVQRVYDTVERKLWKLTDKDYEDSKQHEIDLLVQKTLSRLGDLPDLEMDAAAAVVDQEEQLKAKRTLRKKNISPLDVTRNDEGTTRSDQHMKAETPGSCTSNTTEYYTILSKANVLTGVTHRDKWMERLLQAVQYMCSSPDSVHNDDKVKGGSDSLEPERGAKSSGTANGSQEKSSNAGKSFQWPDAAVAAVTALEKASHDAFSPDMKYNQKLRQLMFNLKNNPLLARRLLNGELEPSTILNMTPAELKEGLTAEETAKKEPDESERMQMTDARCSRCNEFKVCLRDIIQAGHGDRYQLECIACGNSWYASRDEASSLTIEPSSSSAKGAGLGQPAMAKPEIPEKKSVSPRESESTKNAE